A stretch of Desulfotalea psychrophila LSv54 DNA encodes these proteins:
- a CDS encoding DNA mismatch repair MutL family protein, whose protein sequence is MRFRRSQEVHGLVQAGVLAAIRAEQGHLQQNIFGEKSQVVPQLERSEPSPATHPPAIERQVQSAVVGEKSAAPMRVEPLVETAEGTEVYQRQEPAKVYQRQEPAVTESSRVEAVQIDQEPVAEQLLPREEEGRGLEILGQVDNLYIFCRSQAGLVVIDQHAAHERLLYEKLKKHFSANSMVKQNLLFPETVELSLYQSQLVEKHLEDLEKMGFSLRDFGGNSYVIGAIPALAGQIAPQKIFFDVLEQFGADGKSRKDAGDMLDSILASMACRAAIKAGARLSQREMESLLADMAAADLFSHCPHGRPVVKQFSSDEIKKWFYRT, encoded by the coding sequence ATTCGTTTTCGCAGGTCTCAGGAGGTGCACGGATTGGTGCAAGCCGGGGTTCTTGCTGCCATTAGGGCAGAGCAGGGCCATCTACAGCAAAATATCTTTGGTGAAAAATCACAGGTAGTGCCTCAGCTTGAACGCTCAGAACCTTCGCCAGCAACCCATCCCCCAGCAATAGAGAGGCAGGTGCAATCCGCCGTGGTGGGGGAAAAGTCTGCCGCCCCGATGCGGGTAGAACCCTTGGTTGAAACGGCAGAAGGGACAGAGGTCTACCAGCGGCAAGAACCGGCAAAGGTATACCAGCGGCAAGAACCGGCAGTAACTGAGAGCAGCAGAGTAGAGGCCGTGCAGATAGATCAGGAGCCTGTTGCAGAACAACTCTTGCCACGGGAGGAGGAAGGCCGAGGGCTTGAGATTTTAGGACAGGTGGATAATCTCTATATCTTTTGTCGTAGTCAGGCAGGGCTTGTGGTTATAGATCAGCATGCGGCCCATGAACGCCTTCTCTACGAAAAACTTAAAAAACATTTTAGCGCAAATAGTATGGTGAAACAGAACCTCCTCTTCCCGGAAACAGTGGAGCTTTCCCTTTATCAGAGCCAACTGGTGGAAAAACATCTTGAAGATCTTGAGAAAATGGGGTTCTCTCTGCGTGATTTTGGTGGCAACTCCTATGTCATAGGGGCAATCCCTGCCCTGGCCGGACAGATTGCCCCGCAGAAGATATTTTTTGATGTCTTGGAACAGTTTGGTGCCGATGGTAAGAGCAGGAAGGATGCAGGCGATATGCTGGATAGCATACTTGCAAGCATGGCCTGCCGGGCAGCAATAAAGGCAGGAGCCAGGCTTTCCCAGAGGGAGATGGAGAGTCTTTTGGCCGATATGGCCGCTGCTGATCTCTTCTCCCACTGCCCTCACGGCCGACCTGTTGTCAAACAGTTTTCTTCAGATGAAATAAAAAAATGGTTTTATCGTACATGA
- a CDS encoding MinD/ParA family ATP-binding protein, with product MAITISVGSGKGGVGKSIAISNIALLLAKAGKKVCIVDFDIGGADTHILFGLFQPKYTLTDFLDKRVETIQETIQTMDVFYGLQLIPGTGDTLQTANMNFQQKQRLLRAIGGIDADVILFDVGAGTNYHTLDFFMATDIQMCVAMPEPTSIMDFYTFLQLATIRKTLSKFLSSGDISQKIKNNRFSSLDQALELIEEMEPGGRQKAQESLRYFNPLLIINRVTPKSKLNRAKLHKMASRYLGIYLPDLGDIPHDETMSAALKAFMPIAEYDPKAPASIAFQTITHRLLKILALYEKKAGKSEL from the coding sequence ATGGCAATAACTATATCGGTAGGTTCAGGAAAAGGTGGAGTTGGTAAGAGCATTGCTATCAGTAATATAGCCCTTCTTCTTGCCAAGGCAGGTAAAAAGGTCTGTATTGTTGATTTTGATATTGGTGGTGCTGATACCCATATCCTCTTTGGTCTGTTTCAGCCCAAATACACCCTTACCGATTTTCTTGATAAAAGGGTCGAGACCATCCAAGAGACTATTCAGACCATGGATGTCTTTTATGGCCTTCAGCTTATCCCCGGTACAGGTGATACCCTGCAAACTGCCAATATGAACTTTCAACAAAAGCAGAGATTGTTGCGAGCAATTGGCGGTATCGATGCCGATGTTATTCTCTTTGATGTGGGGGCAGGCACAAATTATCATACCCTCGATTTTTTCATGGCAACGGATATTCAGATGTGTGTTGCCATGCCAGAACCTACATCCATTATGGATTTCTATACCTTTCTGCAGTTGGCGACAATTCGAAAAACATTGAGCAAGTTTCTCTCCAGTGGTGATATCAGCCAGAAAATCAAAAATAATCGTTTTAGCAGCCTTGATCAGGCCCTGGAGCTGATAGAGGAGATGGAGCCAGGTGGCCGGCAAAAGGCCCAGGAGTCATTACGCTATTTTAATCCACTGCTCATCATCAATCGGGTAACCCCCAAGAGCAAGCTTAACCGGGCAAAACTGCATAAAATGGCTAGTAGGTATCTGGGCATTTACCTGCCTGACCTGGGTGATATTCCCCATGATGAGACAATGTCAGCAGCTCTTAAGGCCTTTATGCCCATAGCTGAATACGACCCCAAGGCACCTGCCTCTATAGCGTTTCAAACCATCACCCATCGCCTCCTGAAAATTCTTGCCCTTTACGAAAAAAAAGCGGGCAAGAGCGAGCTCTAA
- a CDS encoding 3D domain-containing protein, producing MKQNLIICLICVSALLSACAKKPVATRMETTAYCGCQICCDWQRGKNQYLHLDFWNKYVSAGKAAGRPYSGLTAHGTNPEEPEEGLFSADSVQRPWMIPVRIVLFPWFLMAEDGTIAADTRYYPFGTRMYVPGYGWGVVEDRGGAIKGRHRIDLFFDSHQEALQWGRKTLPVNIVLP from the coding sequence ATGAAACAAAATCTTATTATTTGCCTTATCTGTGTCAGTGCCCTTCTCTCCGCATGCGCTAAAAAGCCTGTCGCCACCAGGATGGAGACCACCGCATACTGCGGTTGTCAAATCTGTTGTGATTGGCAGAGAGGAAAAAATCAATATCTGCACCTTGATTTTTGGAACAAGTATGTCAGTGCAGGTAAAGCCGCAGGTCGCCCATACTCCGGCCTCACCGCTCACGGCACAAACCCCGAGGAGCCGGAAGAGGGGCTTTTTTCCGCGGACAGTGTCCAGCGGCCATGGATGATTCCCGTACGCATTGTTCTCTTCCCGTGGTTCTTGATGGCAGAGGATGGCACAATTGCAGCGGATACACGTTACTATCCCTTTGGTACGAGGATGTATGTTCCAGGTTATGGCTGGGGCGTTGTAGAAGATCGGGGTGGAGCAATTAAAGGGCGCCATCGCATTGATCTCTTTTTTGATTCTCACCAGGAAGCACTTCAATGGGGAAGAAAAACCCTACCCGTAAACATCGTATTACCCTAA
- a CDS encoding 3-isopropylmalate dehydratase large subunit yields the protein MGKTIAEKIFDAHLRDKPSPDNMVLNLDAVLCHEITTPIAIMDLVEKGMDQVFDNTKIKAVIDHVTPAKDSKTALQGKIMRDWAKRHAIKDFFDIGANGVCHALFPEKGFIRPGYTVIMGDSHTCTHGAFGAFAAGVGTTDLEVGIYKGVCSFRTPKSLKIELSGELQHGVTAKDVILAVIKRLTVNGGTDKIIEFVGPVIDAFNMAERMTLCNMAIEAGATCGICLPDLVTAEYLWEFIKDDYSDIAAAVADFSKWHSDSDALYVEEIKIDVSPLTPQVTFDFKPDQVKDITDMAGTKVDQIYIGSCTNGRIEDLRAAASILKGRTLATGVRGIVTPATPKIYSMALEEGIIKIFMDAGFCVLNPTCGACLGMSSGVLAEGEVCASTTNRNFNGRMGKGGMVHLMSPYSATVGAVTGTITDPRQFL from the coding sequence ATGGGAAAAACTATAGCTGAAAAAATTTTTGATGCCCATCTGCGTGATAAACCATCACCAGATAACATGGTTCTTAATCTGGATGCCGTACTTTGTCACGAGATTACCACCCCTATTGCCATCATGGATCTTGTAGAAAAGGGGATGGATCAGGTCTTCGATAATACTAAAATCAAGGCCGTCATCGATCATGTCACCCCTGCTAAAGACTCTAAGACTGCCCTGCAGGGAAAAATCATGCGTGACTGGGCAAAACGTCATGCTATTAAAGATTTTTTTGATATTGGCGCCAATGGTGTTTGCCATGCCCTCTTTCCTGAAAAGGGTTTTATCCGTCCCGGTTACACTGTTATCATGGGTGATTCTCACACCTGTACTCACGGAGCCTTTGGCGCCTTTGCCGCAGGTGTTGGCACAACGGATCTTGAGGTGGGTATCTATAAGGGTGTCTGCTCATTCAGAACCCCAAAATCTTTGAAGATAGAGCTGAGCGGTGAGCTGCAACATGGCGTTACTGCCAAAGATGTTATCCTTGCTGTAATTAAAAGACTCACCGTAAATGGTGGTACCGATAAGATTATAGAATTTGTCGGCCCGGTAATCGATGCTTTCAATATGGCAGAGCGTATGACCCTCTGTAATATGGCCATTGAGGCGGGTGCAACCTGTGGTATTTGCCTGCCTGATCTGGTAACAGCTGAATATCTTTGGGAGTTCATAAAGGATGACTACAGTGATATTGCTGCGGCCGTTGCAGATTTCAGTAAGTGGCACTCCGATAGTGATGCCCTCTATGTGGAAGAGATCAAAATAGATGTCTCTCCCCTCACCCCTCAGGTTACCTTTGATTTCAAACCTGATCAGGTGAAAGATATCACTGATATGGCCGGTACCAAGGTTGATCAAATTTATATCGGCTCCTGTACCAATGGCCGTATAGAAGATCTGCGCGCGGCTGCCTCTATCCTTAAGGGCAGAACCCTGGCCACCGGGGTACGTGGTATTGTGACTCCGGCTACCCCAAAGATTTACAGCATGGCCCTTGAAGAGGGTATCATCAAGATCTTTATGGATGCCGGCTTCTGTGTACTCAACCCCACCTGTGGGGCATGTCTTGGTATGAGCTCAGGAGTGCTGGCCGAAGGTGAGGTCTGTGCTTCCACCACCAATCGTAACTTTAACGGTCGGATGGGTAAGGGGGGAATGGTACATTTGATGAGTCCATACTCCGCAACCGTAGGGGCTGTAACCGGTACAATAACCGATCCGCGTCAGTTTCTGTAG
- the tsaE gene encoding tRNA (adenosine(37)-N6)-threonylcarbamoyltransferase complex ATPase subunit type 1 TsaE: protein MDLSYNISSLAETEILGLFLGHVAEAGDVICLEGDLGAGKTTLTQYIARGLEVDPREYVTSPSFAILHEYQGRIPLYHMDLYRLGGEDEVIDLGFEEYFYGGGLTVIEWPSRAYDLIPEQSLYLQISFVDEESRAVRFSCKEASSWGHKIKEFLLHREKGE from the coding sequence ATGGACCTCTCTTATAATATTAGCTCTCTTGCTGAAACAGAAATATTGGGACTCTTCCTGGGACATGTGGCCGAGGCAGGCGATGTCATTTGTCTTGAGGGCGATTTAGGGGCTGGTAAAACAACTCTGACCCAGTATATTGCCCGTGGCCTCGAAGTTGATCCGAGGGAGTATGTGACTAGCCCCTCCTTTGCCATCCTCCATGAATATCAGGGACGAATCCCCCTCTATCATATGGATCTCTATCGACTTGGTGGGGAGGATGAGGTAATAGACCTTGGTTTTGAGGAGTACTTTTATGGTGGAGGACTCACCGTTATAGAGTGGCCCTCTCGTGCCTATGATCTTATTCCTGAACAGAGTTTATATTTGCAGATAAGCTTTGTAGACGAAGAGAGCAGGGCTGTGCGCTTCTCCTGTAAAGAGGCAAGTTCCTGGGGACATAAGATAAAAGAATTTCTTTTGCATAGAGAGAAGGGGGAGTAA
- a CDS encoding sigma-54-dependent transcriptional regulator, which translates to MSLQTRLLFVHEERDIRHHFCENLCAEDFLLKTVPDSREALKVLKIFPADIVMLCIVGDGLALLDEIRTHIPDGIIVAVVNNDTSKEVLNAVKLGGYNYVLMPFDFGAIRELIRNRLLKTSFEGKERRKRYRFENLIGRNIKMLDVYQKVNDVAVANTTVLITGETGTGKELVAEAIHSRSARKSGPLIRVNCAAFTETLINSELFGYEKGAFSGAMALKKGCFELADNGTILLDEIGDIPLQTQTCLLRLLDSGSFQRVGGVKTLKTNSRIICATNLDLWHMVQEKLFREDLFYRINVVSIHMPPLRERKSDIPLLARYFLKKYCGQIGKDISHIPDSTMEMLHRYDWPGNVRELANVIEQAVVFCKRKELALHNLPLKVRETSLPKAFILNLASRSLPDAASALIQNVLAETGWNMKQAAEKLDIARGTLYSKIKKYGIEKPRSGD; encoded by the coding sequence GTGTCTTTACAAACTAGACTGCTCTTTGTTCATGAAGAGAGGGATATTCGGCATCATTTTTGCGAGAATCTGTGTGCTGAAGATTTCTTGCTTAAAACTGTCCCTGATAGCAGGGAGGCGTTAAAGGTACTTAAAATATTCCCTGCAGATATTGTAATGCTTTGCATTGTAGGGGACGGGTTAGCACTTCTTGATGAAATTCGTACCCACATCCCCGATGGGATTATCGTGGCCGTTGTGAATAATGACACCTCGAAAGAGGTGCTCAATGCCGTAAAGTTGGGAGGCTATAACTACGTATTAATGCCATTTGACTTTGGTGCGATCAGAGAATTAATCCGAAATAGGCTATTAAAGACTTCATTTGAGGGAAAAGAGCGCCGAAAAAGATATCGCTTTGAGAATCTCATTGGCCGAAATATTAAGATGCTTGATGTTTATCAGAAGGTAAACGACGTTGCAGTCGCCAATACCACTGTTCTTATCACCGGAGAAACAGGAACAGGCAAGGAGCTGGTCGCCGAGGCGATTCACTCTAGAAGTGCCAGGAAATCCGGCCCTCTGATTCGGGTAAACTGTGCAGCCTTTACTGAAACGCTTATCAATAGCGAGCTGTTCGGTTATGAGAAAGGGGCCTTTTCAGGTGCGATGGCGCTGAAAAAAGGGTGTTTTGAACTGGCTGACAATGGAACTATTCTGTTGGATGAAATCGGTGACATCCCCCTTCAGACCCAGACCTGCCTCTTACGGCTCCTTGATTCAGGGTCCTTTCAACGTGTTGGTGGCGTTAAAACCCTGAAAACTAATTCACGGATTATTTGTGCCACCAACCTGGATCTTTGGCATATGGTTCAAGAGAAGCTTTTCAGGGAAGACCTCTTTTATCGGATCAATGTTGTTTCGATACATATGCCGCCCCTTCGGGAGAGAAAATCCGACATTCCCCTTTTGGCTAGGTACTTTTTAAAAAAATACTGTGGTCAAATTGGGAAGGACATCTCTCATATTCCCGACTCGACCATGGAGATGCTGCATCGTTATGACTGGCCGGGCAACGTAAGAGAGCTTGCCAACGTCATAGAACAGGCTGTCGTTTTTTGTAAAAGGAAGGAACTCGCCCTGCATAACCTGCCCTTGAAAGTGCGTGAAACCTCCTTGCCAAAGGCCTTTATCCTCAATCTTGCATCTCGCTCACTTCCGGATGCGGCATCTGCCCTGATACAGAATGTCCTTGCTGAGACGGGCTGGAACATGAAGCAGGCGGCGGAGAAGCTTGATATTGCCAGGGGCACCCTCTATAGCAAAATAAAAAAATACGGAATAGAAAAACCACGCTCTGGTGATTGA
- a CDS encoding DnaJ C-terminal domain-containing protein: protein MDYYGKLEIDKSATAAEIKKSYRKLAQKYHPDKNSGDKAAEEKFKEISEAYAVLSDPEKKELYDTHGSTDFHQRYSQEDIFKNFDINDIFSQFAGGGRTSSFRGGGGGDPFSSFRGGGGGCGGGGCPTPTPGRDITYQITVTLQEVLEGAERTVALRKNGEHQNVTVKIPQGIVEGKKLRLRDKGEPSQTGGANGDLYLKVSVAADERFTRDEDDLIVQHAVSYSEACLGTKITVETIDGKKIAVKIAPGMASGKRLRLKGFGLPQGPNSTRGDLYVQVAVSVPQELSEEQKVLIESLAEAGL, encoded by the coding sequence ATGGATTATTACGGAAAGCTAGAGATTGACAAGTCAGCTACTGCAGCCGAAATAAAGAAGTCCTACAGAAAACTTGCCCAAAAATATCACCCTGACAAAAACAGTGGTGATAAGGCAGCTGAAGAAAAATTTAAGGAAATCAGCGAAGCCTATGCCGTTCTTTCCGATCCAGAAAAAAAAGAACTCTACGACACCCATGGTTCCACCGACTTTCATCAGCGCTATTCCCAAGAAGATATTTTTAAAAATTTTGACATCAATGATATCTTCAGTCAATTTGCCGGTGGTGGACGTACCAGCTCTTTTAGAGGCGGTGGAGGAGGAGATCCATTCAGCTCTTTTAGGGGTGGTGGAGGTGGTTGTGGTGGTGGAGGTTGTCCCACCCCTACTCCTGGGCGAGATATCACCTACCAGATAACCGTTACCCTCCAGGAAGTTCTTGAAGGTGCCGAGCGAACCGTTGCCCTCCGTAAAAATGGTGAACATCAAAATGTCACCGTGAAAATTCCGCAGGGAATTGTAGAGGGTAAAAAGCTGCGACTTCGTGACAAGGGTGAACCGTCACAGACTGGCGGAGCCAATGGTGATCTCTATCTCAAGGTTTCTGTGGCAGCCGATGAGCGTTTTACTCGGGACGAGGACGATCTGATTGTTCAACACGCTGTTTCCTACAGTGAGGCCTGTTTGGGAACAAAAATTACCGTAGAAACCATTGATGGCAAGAAGATTGCGGTAAAAATTGCCCCGGGAATGGCTTCAGGCAAACGACTTCGCTTGAAGGGTTTTGGCCTGCCCCAAGGGCCAAACAGCACCAGAGGTGACCTTTATGTGCAGGTAGCAGTAAGCGTCCCTCAGGAGCTTTCTGAAGAGCAGAAGGTTTTAATTGAAAGCCTTGCCGAGGCAGGGCTATAG
- the trmFO gene encoding methylenetetrahydrofolate--tRNA-(uracil(54)-C(5))-methyltransferase (FADH(2)-oxidizing) TrmFO — MNNMNKVIIIGGGLAGSEAAWQAANRGCQVELVDMKPEKYSPAHSSPLLGELVCSNSLRSNDPTSAVGLMKREMRFFNSLIMDVADSTAVPAGKALAVDRDKFAEAITARLESHPNISISHREVTAVPEPADHPTIIATGPLTAEDFAESLAELTGRDRLAFYDAIAPILDSESLNMDIVYCKSRYDDGPGDYLNCPMNREEYERFISELASADYMPLKDFEDAKYFEGCLPVEVICSRGVDTLRFGPMKPVGLPDPRTGQDPYAVVQLRMENAEGSTYNMVGFQTKMTYPEQKRIFRMIPGMENVEFVRLGSIHRNTFICAPELLADTLQIKKRPDLLLAGQLSGVEGYIESAAMGLLAGINAARRAMGEELVSPPAEMALGAMVGHLTKSAAKNFQPSNVNFGLFPAWEKKVPKRFRGEKRAEASALALEVWNEKWQISEQV, encoded by the coding sequence ATGAATAATATGAATAAAGTAATAATTATTGGCGGCGGTCTTGCTGGAAGTGAAGCCGCCTGGCAGGCAGCAAACAGAGGTTGTCAGGTAGAGCTTGTCGACATGAAACCTGAAAAGTATAGCCCTGCCCATAGTTCCCCTCTTCTGGGTGAGCTTGTCTGCAGTAACTCTCTACGTTCAAATGATCCGACCTCTGCTGTTGGTTTGATGAAAAGGGAGATGCGTTTTTTTAATTCTCTGATCATGGATGTCGCTGACAGCACGGCTGTTCCTGCAGGTAAGGCCCTGGCTGTAGATCGAGATAAATTTGCCGAGGCGATTACGGCCCGGTTGGAGTCTCATCCCAATATAAGTATCAGCCATAGGGAGGTTACTGCAGTTCCGGAACCTGCCGACCACCCTACCATCATTGCCACTGGCCCCCTTACCGCTGAGGATTTTGCTGAATCCCTAGCCGAGTTGACGGGTCGTGATCGTCTTGCCTTCTACGATGCCATTGCCCCTATTCTTGACAGTGAATCACTTAATATGGATATTGTCTATTGTAAATCCCGCTATGATGACGGCCCCGGCGATTATCTCAACTGTCCAATGAACAGGGAAGAGTACGAGAGATTTATAAGTGAACTGGCCAGTGCTGATTATATGCCCCTTAAAGACTTTGAAGATGCAAAATATTTTGAGGGCTGTCTCCCCGTTGAGGTGATCTGTTCCCGGGGTGTTGACACCCTTCGCTTTGGGCCAATGAAGCCTGTGGGCTTGCCTGATCCTCGTACCGGTCAAGACCCATACGCCGTTGTTCAGCTGCGCATGGAAAACGCCGAGGGTAGCACCTACAATATGGTGGGTTTTCAAACAAAGATGACCTATCCCGAACAAAAACGAATTTTCAGAATGATTCCGGGCATGGAAAATGTTGAATTTGTCCGTCTTGGTTCCATTCACCGTAATACCTTTATCTGTGCTCCGGAACTCTTAGCGGATACCCTGCAGATAAAAAAACGTCCAGATCTCCTTCTGGCAGGACAACTCTCGGGGGTTGAAGGCTATATTGAGTCAGCCGCCATGGGGCTGCTTGCCGGTATCAACGCTGCCCGCAGGGCAATGGGAGAGGAGCTGGTGAGCCCACCTGCAGAAATGGCCTTGGGCGCTATGGTTGGCCATCTCACTAAGAGTGCGGCCAAGAACTTCCAACCTTCCAATGTCAACTTTGGCCTCTTTCCTGCGTGGGAGAAGAAGGTGCCAAAACGCTTTCGTGGAGAGAAACGGGCAGAGGCATCAGCTCTGGCCCTTGAGGTATGGAACGAAAAATGGCAGATTAGCGAACAGGTCTAA
- the mutL gene encoding DNA mismatch repair endonuclease MutL, whose amino-acid sequence MSKIRILPEQLANQIAAGEVVERPASVVKELIENSLDAGADRIEVEIVGGGTKLIRIIDNGEGMDGDDIFLCLERHGTSKIRNQEDLGAISTLGFRGEALPSIGSVSQLSISSRTYNSELGYRVELRYGTLVKSHETGCAVGTIIEIRNLFGNVPARRKFLRTTRTELGHIDEVIKNYSLVASDVSFVLRVDGRETINLSGSFNLIQRLAKIMHQPEEFFPIDFSTDGEHRVTGLLLAPEKVSPGSARLRVFVNGRAVKDRMIVHAVAEGMRGFLMKGKNPAGLILLEVPPEEMTLTFIRQNMKFVFAGLRRCTDWCKPGFLLPLGQSRAIYSKISLVKNHR is encoded by the coding sequence ATGTCAAAAATCCGTATATTGCCAGAACAGCTCGCCAATCAAATTGCCGCAGGAGAAGTTGTCGAGAGACCTGCTTCGGTGGTAAAAGAGCTTATTGAAAATAGCCTCGATGCAGGTGCTGATCGCATTGAAGTTGAGATAGTCGGTGGTGGCACTAAGCTCATCCGCATCATTGATAATGGTGAGGGCATGGACGGTGATGATATCTTTCTCTGTCTGGAACGTCATGGCACCTCGAAGATACGGAATCAGGAAGATCTCGGGGCCATTTCAACCCTAGGCTTTCGTGGCGAGGCCCTGCCTTCCATTGGTTCTGTCTCTCAACTGTCCATCAGTTCACGTACCTACAACTCCGAGCTTGGCTATAGGGTAGAACTGCGATATGGCACCCTGGTTAAATCCCACGAAACGGGCTGTGCCGTTGGCACCATCATCGAGATCCGCAATCTCTTTGGCAATGTCCCGGCCAGAAGAAAGTTTCTTCGCACCACCCGAACAGAGCTGGGACATATCGACGAGGTTATTAAAAATTATAGCCTGGTTGCCTCTGACGTTAGTTTTGTTCTCCGGGTTGATGGTCGGGAAACGATTAACCTGAGCGGTAGCTTTAATCTGATCCAGAGACTGGCCAAGATCATGCATCAACCAGAAGAATTTTTCCCCATTGATTTCTCAACAGACGGGGAACACAGGGTGACTGGACTGCTTCTTGCCCCGGAAAAGGTTTCACCCGGTTCGGCCCGTCTCCGGGTCTTTGTTAATGGCCGAGCGGTAAAAGATAGGATGATTGTTCATGCTGTGGCAGAGGGCATGCGTGGTTTCCTTATGAAGGGTAAAAATCCTGCCGGTCTTATCCTCCTTGAAGTGCCACCAGAGGAAATGACGTTAACGTTCATCCGGCAAAACATGAAATTCGTTTTCGCAGGTCTCAGGAGGTGCACGGATTGGTGCAAGCCGGGGTTCTTGCTGCCATTAGGGCAGAGCAGGGCCATCTACAGCAAAATATCTTTGGTGAAAAATCACAGGTAG
- a CDS encoding 3-isopropylmalate dehydratase small subunit, producing the protein MKQFGGPAVLLDRNDINTVEIIPAKYLAESSKTALRSHLLEDLLVDGEPFAYQSTAMQEARVIVAKENFGCGSSREHAVWAFEVNDINVIIATSFARIFRQNMFNCGILAIEIEAADVDRIFALGDDVQIQVDLEADSMTAQAGNESLTCKFAMNPFDKELVAAGGWLAYADKKY; encoded by the coding sequence ATGAAGCAGTTTGGTGGCCCTGCAGTCCTTTTGGACAGAAACGATATTAACACAGTCGAGATTATTCCGGCAAAGTACCTAGCGGAGAGCAGCAAAACAGCCCTGCGTTCGCATCTGCTTGAAGATCTCCTTGTGGACGGCGAGCCCTTTGCATATCAGTCAACGGCCATGCAGGAAGCACGGGTGATTGTGGCCAAAGAGAACTTTGGCTGCGGCTCATCAAGAGAGCATGCAGTATGGGCCTTTGAAGTCAACGATATCAATGTGATTATTGCCACAAGCTTTGCCCGTATTTTTCGGCAAAATATGTTCAACTGCGGCATACTTGCCATTGAGATAGAGGCAGCTGATGTAGATCGTATCTTTGCCTTGGGAGATGATGTCCAGATTCAGGTGGATCTGGAAGCCGATAGTATGACAGCTCAGGCTGGCAATGAATCTCTTACCTGTAAATTTGCGATGAATCCCTTTGACAAGGAACTTGTGGCCGCAGGTGGCTGGTTGGCCTACGCCGATAAAAAATATTAG
- a CDS encoding type I glyceraldehyde-3-phosphate dehydrogenase, with amino-acid sequence MSFRIAINGYGRIGQSVLRALYTSEVGKHFKVVAINELADIETIRYLTKYDTTHGRFPLPISSENGCLIVNDDRIEIFREKDPRMLPWKELDIDLVFECSGSFHDRETAELHLASGAKRILISHPSCKEVDATVVFGINEGLLKPAHRVVSNASCTTNCILPVLHLLEKNFGVENGLITTVHSAMNDQPVIDSYHNTNLRLTRSALQSIVPVDTGLSNGLQTIYPAFKGKFQCLHLRVPTINVSLMDLSVNLKENVSVEDINNLFAGVAKRELQGLLGYTRETHASVDFNTDSRSCVVDGTQTRVCGGKLVKMICWFDNEWGFANRMVDVAGHWLTL; translated from the coding sequence GTGAGTTTTCGAATTGCAATAAATGGATATGGACGTATTGGGCAGAGTGTATTACGTGCCCTCTATACCTCTGAGGTGGGCAAGCATTTTAAGGTTGTTGCTATAAATGAGTTAGCGGACATAGAAACCATAAGGTATCTGACAAAATACGATACCACCCATGGTCGCTTTCCTCTGCCAATCTCCTCCGAGAACGGATGTCTGATTGTGAATGATGACCGGATAGAAATTTTTCGAGAAAAAGATCCCCGCATGCTGCCCTGGAAGGAGTTGGATATTGATCTTGTCTTTGAATGCTCCGGATCCTTTCATGATCGGGAAACGGCGGAACTTCATCTTGCCAGTGGGGCAAAGCGGATTTTGATATCTCACCCCAGCTGCAAGGAGGTGGATGCTACTGTAGTTTTTGGAATAAACGAAGGACTGCTAAAGCCAGCACACAGGGTTGTCTCCAATGCCTCCTGTACCACCAACTGTATTCTGCCCGTATTGCACCTGCTTGAAAAGAATTTTGGGGTGGAAAATGGCCTGATAACCACTGTCCATTCGGCCATGAATGATCAACCGGTTATTGATAGTTACCACAACACCAACCTGCGTCTGACCAGAAGTGCCCTGCAATCAATAGTGCCCGTTGATACAGGCCTATCCAACGGATTGCAGACAATATACCCTGCCTTTAAAGGCAAGTTTCAATGCCTGCATCTGCGGGTGCCAACGATTAATGTTTCCCTGATGGATCTCTCGGTTAATCTAAAAGAAAATGTCAGCGTGGAGGATATTAATAATCTCTTCGCAGGTGTTGCCAAAAGAGAACTCCAGGGCCTGCTTGGCTATACCCGTGAAACCCATGCCTCCGTTGACTTTAATACAGACTCAAGATCCTGCGTGGTTGACGGTACCCAAACACGGGTCTGTGGTGGCAAATTAGTGAAGATGATCTGTTGGTTCGACAATGAATGGGGTTTTGCCAATAGAATGGTCGATGTTGCCGGCCACTGGTTAACCCTCTAG